One window from the genome of Oryza glaberrima chromosome 3, OglaRS2, whole genome shotgun sequence encodes:
- the LOC127768911 gene encoding uncharacterized protein LOC127768911, with protein sequence MNMLPKRRKRLFLVRPRLLWQRHLHAGVAGGAFAATLLFLVLVLLSTSAPSSSPPSLRDSSVVSSGRRSSSSSPPPSVNCDDMTASLGEFGDMMVSMLPKNLAFTVFVPSPESFRRVLKLQRPNDSATNGNGADDDATYAVVSRVLGFSAVPRRLRAADVAPPRHRQQMVAVAPVLESVSGLRISAWRRDVDGALVVNGVPSECVDIVKERDIIVHVMAGVLMDAEFERSFSSEFDN encoded by the coding sequence ATGAATATGCTGCCGAAGAGAAGGAAGAGACTTTTCTTGGTCAGGCCACGGCTGCTATGGCAACGACACCTCCATGCCGGCGTCGCCGGTGGCGCCTTCGCGGCGACGCTCCTCTTCCTCGTCCTCGTTCTCCTCTCCACCTCAGCTCCCTCCTCGTCGCCACCGTCGTTGCGGGACAGCAGCGTCGTGTCATCAGGACGAAGatcctcgtcttcctcgccaCCACCATCTGTCAACTGCGACGACATGACGGCGAGCCTGGGGGAGTTCGGCGACATGATGGTGTCCATGCTCCCCAAGAACCTCGCCTTCACCGTCTTCGTGCCCTCGCCGGAGTCGTTTCGCCGCGTCCTCAAGCTGCAACGCCCCAACGACAGCGCTACCAACGGGAATGGCGCCGATGATGACGCCACCTACGCCGTCGTCTCCCGTGTGCTCGGCTTCTccgccgtccctcgccgcctGCGCGCCGCGGACGTggcaccgccgcgccaccggcagcagatggtggcggtggcgcctgTCCTGGAGTCCGTGTCTGGGCTGAGGATCTCCGCCTGGAGGAGGGACGTGGACGGTGCACTGGTCGTCAACGGCGTGCCGTCAGAGTGCGTGGATATCGTCAAGGAGCGGGATATCATTGTCCATGTCATGGCCGGCGTCCTCATGGATGCAGAGTTTGAGCGGTCTTTCTCTTCAGAATTTGACAATTGA
- the LOC127766842 gene encoding uncharacterized protein LOC127766842 yields MYPQLLEPSILPTYKAAPRDPSSSSHSPRQLAAAAAAAMFGVVFPDHSFPLDATAFAQVAPNSWALDLSTLSLAAAPRSAVVFLLPVAAAALPPGKAVAVYFQPAANRPFAFLGALGPGRPSASLPLPEAGDEPEPPLGPAKLGVAVEDAAALPPPPDGQRAERVALRVGENLFNFMQSFCGADGGKLVVPTDILDRWFRKFQERAKKDPSYLKTFDF; encoded by the coding sequence ATGTACCCGCAGCTTCTAGAACCCTCCATTCTCCCCACGTATAAGGCCGCGCCCCGCGatccaagcagcagcagccatagCCCccgccagctcgccgccgccgccgccgccgccatgttcgGCGTCGTCTTCCCGGACCACAGCTTCCCGCTCGACGCCACCGCCTTCGCGCAGGTGGCGCCCAACTCCTGGGCGCTCGACCTCTCCacgctctccctcgccgccgccccgcgctccgccgtcgtcttcctgctcccggtcgccgccgccgcgctcccgcCGGGGAAGGCCGTCGCCGTCTACTTCCAGCCCGCCGCCAACCGCCCCTTCGCGTTCCTCGGCGCGCTCGGCCCGGGCCGCCCCTCCGCGAGCCTCCCGCTCccggaggccggcgacgaaccGGAGCCCCCCCTCGGCCCCGCCAAGCTCGGCGTCGCcgtggaggacgcggcggcgctccctCCGCCCCCCGACGGGCAGCGCGCCGAGCGCGTCGCGCTCCGCGTCGGCGAGAACCTGTTCAACTTCATGCAGTCGTTctgcggcgccgacggcgggaAGCTGGTGGTGCCCACGGACATCCTCGACCGGTGGTTCCGCAAGTTCCAGGAGCGGGCCAAAAAGGATCCCTCGTATCTCAAGACATTCGACTTTTGA
- the LOC127766841 gene encoding 65-kDa microtubule-associated protein 6-like, whose amino-acid sequence MGEMVLAGYGMDKAVRSSVSFETPCGRLLRELEQIWTEIGEREEDKDRMFLELETECMRVYRRKVDSANAERSQLRQSLMAKEAELKVLVASIGEITPKFKVDEKQSLKEQLAKVTPLLEDLRSKKEERIKQFSLVQSQIEKIKAQISDHNNQHDNGPVNHSKDNHDLSTRRLSDLQAELRNLQKEKSDRLQKVFIYVDEVHCLCSVLGMDFAKTVKDVHPSLHGANSENSTNISDSTLEGLTETILKLKAEKRTRVSKLQEIVGKLHKLWNLMESTEQERRHFTRVAAVLGSTEEEITSSSVLSLETIQETEEEVERLTKQKASRMKELVLKKRLELEDICSNAHMEPDMSTAPEKITALIDSGLVDPCELLSSIETQIAKAREESLTRKDIMEKVDRWLSACDEETWLEEYNQDSSRYSAGRGAHINLKRAEKARILVQKIPSMIDNLIAKTFAWEDERSVPFLYDGARLVAILEEQKLRRVQKEEDKRRHRDQKKLQSLLLKEKELIFGSKPSPKKTSSFNRRTSSHHPNGNGAGFMTPAPRRVSAGSATPELLTPRSYSGRYNNYFKENRRLAAAPLNFSTVSKEDSMSSFASISGSEPDSPLVLH is encoded by the exons ATGGGCGAGATGGTCTTGGCCGGGTATGGCATGGACAAGGCGGTGAGGAGCAGCGTCAGCTTCGAGACGCCGTGCGGCAGGCTGCTGCGCGAGCTCGAG CAAATATGGACTGAGATTGGGGAGCGCGAAGAAGATAAAGATCGCATGTTCTTAGAACTTGAAACAGAGTGCATGCGTGTGTACCGTCGAAAGGTTGATAGTGCCAATGCTGAGAGATCCCAGCTCCGTCAGTCATTGATGGCCAAAGAAGCAGAGCTTAAAGTTTTAGTGGCTTCAATAGGTGAAATTACCCCAAAATTTAAG GTGGATGAAAAGCAATCATTGAAAGAGCAACTTGCCAAAGTGACGCCTCTACTGGAAGATCTCAGgtcaaagaaagaagaaagaataaAACAATTCTCACTTGTCCAATCTCAAATCGAGAAGATAAAAGCACAAATTTCGGATCACAATAATCAGCATGACAATGGTCCGGTCAATCATTCCAAGGACAATCATGATTTGTCAACCAGAAGGCTTTCTGATCTTCAAGCGGAGCTTCGCAATTTACAGAAAGAGAAG TCTGATCGCCTTCAGAAGGTCTTCATATACGTCGATGAAGTGCACTGCCTATGCTCTGTGCTTGGGATGGATTTTGCAAAGACAGTTAAAGATGTGCATCCAAGTTTACATGGGGCCAACTCAGAAAATTCAACGAATATCAGTGATAGCACTCTTGAAGGTCTTACTGAGACCATCCTTAAGCTCAAAGCAGAAAAGAGGACTAGAGTTTCGAAG TTGCAAGAAATCGTCGGAAAGCTCCACAAGTTATGGAATTTGATGGAGTCAACTGAACAAGAGAGGAGACATTTCACCAGAGTAGCTGCTGTTCTTGGATCTACTGAGGAAGAGATCACTTCATCTAGTGTCCTGTCGCTGGAGACAATTCAGGAG ACAGAAGAGGAAGTTGAGAGACTAACTAAACAAAAGGCAAGTAGAATGAAGGAGCTTGTTCTTAAGAAAAGGTTAGAGCTAGAAGATATCTGCAGTAATGCGCATATGGAGCCTGATATGAGCACAGCACCTGAGAAGATAACCGCATTGATTGATTCTG GTCTAGTGGATCCTTGTGAACTTCTTTCCAGCATTGAAACACAAATAGCAAAAGCGAGGGAGGAGTCCCTAACCAGGAAAGATATCATGGAGAAAGTAGACAGATGGCTATCAGCTTGTGATGAAGAAACTTGGCTTGAGGAATATAACCAA GATAGTAGCAGGTATAGTGCTGGTAGGGGTGCCCATATAAATCTCAAGCGTGCAGAGAAGGCAAGGATACTTGTTCAAAAAATACCAT CAATGATTGACAACTTGATAGCTAAAACATTTGCGTGGGAGGATGAAAGAAGTGTGCCATTTTTATATGATGGA GCCCGTCTTGTTGCCATTTTGGAGGAGCAAAAACTCAGAAGGGTACAAAAGGAAGAAGACAAGAGACGACACCGG GACCAGAAGAAACTGCAAAGCTTATTGCTTAAGGAGAAAGAGTTGATTTTCGGCTCCAAACCTAGTCCAAAAAAGACAAGCAGCTTTAATAGGAGGACGAGCAGCCATCACCCGAATGGAAATGGAGCTGGGTTCATGACCCCGGCGCCCCGTAGAGTTTCTGCAGGCAGTGCCACTCCTGAGCTTCTAACTCCACGCTCATATTCTGGACGGTACAATAATTACTTCAAAGAGAACAGGAGGCTGGCTGCTGCACCACTGAACTTCTCAACGGTTTCGAAGGAGGATAGTATGTCATCCTTTGCCTCCATCAGCGGCTCAGAACCTGATTCTCCTTTGGTTTTGCACTGA
- the LOC127768910 gene encoding cyclin-J18-like, whose translation MDEDRAVEAAASAWPGPSRRRRLIEFLLHASTRLDLRPVVKYTALSFFTDRLLPSLPRKMGFCGARGGRAVTSWLLEPLRYSNLELFALVAVWIASKIHELKPLSVKSLKALGDRIIADQHFTCRDFANAELVFMEVVEYNIGSLNIAFTYLEELLVQFREISKIGDLLNMDVCMEILDILYETEDSSWLFNSPCQLAASALVTAYAISVPKQRWEFPILPWVTFTTSYDEEEIMKVVLTILMHVLKPDEMKGKGERDFNI comes from the exons ATGGACGAGGAccgcgcggtggaggcggcggcaagcgcGTGGCCtggcccctcccgccgccgccgcctcatcgaGTTCCTCCTCCACGCCTCCACG CGGCTCGACCTCCGTCCCGTCGTCAAGTACACCGCGCTCTCCTTCTTCACCGACCGCCTACTGCCCTCCCTCCCGAG GAAGATGGGGTTCTGTGGCGCACGGGGTGGCCGAGCTGTGACCTCCTGGCTGCTCGAGCCTCTGAGGTACAGCAACCTGGAGCTCTTCGCCCTCGTTGCCGTGTGGATCGCCAGCAAG ATTCACGAGCTGAAGCCGCTGTCGGTGAAGAGCCTCAAGGCGCTTGGTGATCGCATCATCGCCGACCAGCATTTCACTTGCCGCGATTTCGCCAATGCT GAACTGGTGTTCATGGAG GTGGTGGAATACAACATTGGGTCCTTGAACATCGCTTTTACATACCTAGAGGAGCTTCTCGTGCAATTCAG GGAAATATCCAAAATAGGTGATCTTTTAAATATGGATGTTTGCATGGAAATTTTGGATATTCTTTATGAGACTGAAGATAGTTCATGGCTTTTTAACTCTCCCTGTCAACTTGCTGCTTCAGCTCTT GTTACTGCATATGCCATATCAGTTCCTAAGCAGAGATGGGAGTTCCCAATCCTTCCTTGGG TTACGTTTACGACATCatatgatgaagaagaaatcatgAAGGTTGTTCTGACTATTCTAATGCACGTGCTTAAACCAGATGAAATGAAAGGGAAGGGCGAGAGAGATTTCAATATCTGA